A genomic stretch from Flavobacteriales bacterium includes:
- a CDS encoding GxxExxY protein: protein MKYSEKDFPLQKETDIIIGSGIEVHKSLGAGFLEIVYKDALELEFRQRNVFFEREKEYPVVYKNEILPHCFYADFVVFENVILEIKAKSDIANEDISQTLNYLKCSNCKVGLILNFGRTTLGIKRLTL, encoded by the coding sequence ATGAAATACTCAGAGAAAGACTTTCCCCTTCAAAAGGAGACCGACATCATCATCGGTTCAGGAATAGAAGTTCACAAAAGTCTTGGTGCTGGTTTTCTTGAGATTGTTTACAAGGATGCCTTAGAACTGGAATTCAGACAGAGAAACGTGTTCTTCGAAAGAGAAAAAGAATATCCTGTTGTGTACAAGAACGAGATTCTACCTCATTGTTTCTATGCGGATTTTGTAGTATTTGAAAATGTGATCCTTGAAATAAAGGCGAAATCAGACATTGCCAACGAAGACATTTCACAAACCCTCAATTACCTAAAATGCTCCAACTGCAAAGTTGGTCTGATATTGAATTTCGGTAGAACAACACTTGGTATAAAGCGACTTACTCTTTAA